The Hypomesus transpacificus isolate Combined female chromosome 3, fHypTra1, whole genome shotgun sequence genome has a window encoding:
- the cldn11a gene encoding claudin-11a — protein MANSCLQMCGFLLSFVGWVGILIATATNDWVVTCKYGMNTCKKMDELGAKGLWAECVISTALYHCISLTQILELPAYIQTSRALMITGSILGLPAVGLVLMSMPCINLGGEPESAKNKRSVLGGVLLLLVAMCGIISTVWFPIGAHQEQGLMSFGFSLYAGWVGAALCLLGGSLLTCCSSESQHPYQDNGPFYYSKQGGPNQPPPSSNHAKSAHV, from the exons ATGGCGAACTCCTGTCTTCAGATGTGCGGTTTTCTGCTCAGCTTCGTTGGCTGGGTGGGCATCCTGATCGCCACGGCCACCAACGACTGGGTGGTGACGTGTAAATACGGCATGAACACCTGTAAGAAGATGGACGAACTGGGAGCCAAAGGCCTATGGGCCGAGTGCGTCATCTCCACAGCCCTGTACCACTGTATATCTCTGACCCAAATCCTGGAGCTGCCAG cgtACATTCAGACGTCGAGAGCTCTGATGATCACGGGCTCTATCCTGGGTCTGCCCGCAGTGGGTCTTGTCCTCATGTCCATGCCCTGCATCAACCTGGGCGGAGAGCCGGAGAGCGCTAAGAACAAGCGCTCTGTCCTGGGGGGCGTCCTGCTGCTCCTCGTAG ccATGTGTGGGATCATTTCGACCGTGTGGTTCCCCATCGGAGCCCACCAGGAGCAGGGCCTCATGTCGTTCGGCTTCTCCCTGTACGCCGGCTGGGTGGGGGCCGCCCTCTGCCTGCTGGGGggctccctcctcacctgctgCTCCTCAGAGTCCCAGCACCCCTACCAGGACAACGGACCTTTCTACTACTCGAAACAGGGGGGGCCAaaccagccccctccctcctccaaccATGCCAAGAGCGCCCACGTCTGA